The Pan troglodytes isolate AG18354 chromosome 1, NHGRI_mPanTro3-v2.0_pri, whole genome shotgun sequence genome includes a region encoding these proteins:
- the SLC2A1 gene encoding solute carrier family 2, facilitated glucose transporter member 1, translating to MEPSSKKLTGRLMLAVGGAVLGSLQFGYNTGVINAPQKVIEEFYNQTWVHRYGESILPTTLTTLWSLSVAIFSVGGMIGSFSVGLFVNRFGRRNSMLMMNLLAFVSAVLMGFSKLGKSFEMLILGRFIIGVYCGLTTGFVPMYVGEVSPTALRGALGTLHQLGIVVGILIAQVFGLDSIMGNKDLWPLLLSIIFIPALLQCIVLPFCPESPRFLLINRNEENRAKSVLKKLRGTADVTHDLQEMKEESRQMMREKKVTILELFRSPAYRQPILIAVVLQLSQQLSGINAVFYYSTSIFEKAGVQQPVYATIGSGIVNTAFTVVSLFVVERAGRRTLHLIGLAGMAGCAILMTIALALLEQLPWMSYLSIVAIFGFVAFFEVGPGPIPWFIVAELFSQGPRPAAIAVAGFSNWTSNFIVGMCFQYVEQLCGPYVFIIFTVLLVLFFIFTYFKVPETKGRTFDEIASGFRQGGASQSDKTPEELFHPLGADSQV from the exons GTGATCGAGGAGTTCTACAACCAGACATGGGTCCACCGCTATGGGGAGAGCATCCTGCCCACCACGCTCACCACGCTCTGGTCCCTCTCAGTGGCCATCTTTTCTGTTGGGGGCATGATTGGCTCCTTCTCTGTGGGCCTTTTCGTTAACCGCTTTGGCCG GCGGAATTCAATGCTGATGATGAACCTGCTGGCCTTCGTGTCCGCCGTGCTCATGGGCTTCTCGAAACTGGGCAAGTCCTTTGAGATGCTGATCCTGGGCCGCTTCATCATCGGTGTGTACTGCGGCCTGACCACAGGCTTCGTGCCCATGTATGTGGGTGAAGTGTCACCCACAGCCCTTCGTGGGGCCCTGGGCACCCTGCACCAGCTGGGCATCGTCGTCGGCATCCTCATCGCCCAG GTGTTCGGCCTGGACTCCATCATGGGCAACAAGGAcctgtggcccctgctgctgaGCATCATCTTCATCCCGGCCCTGCTGCAGTGCATCGTGCTGCCCTTCTGCCCCGAGAGTCCCCGCTTCCTGCTCATCAACCGCAACGAGGAGAACCGGGCCAAGAGTG TGCTAAAGAAGCTGCGCGGGACAGCTGACGTGACCCATGACCTGCAGGAGATGAAGGAAGAGAGTCGGCAGATGATGCGGGAGAAGAAGGTCACCATCCTGGAGCTGTTCCGCTCCCCCGCCTACCGCCAGCCCATCCTCATCGCTGTGGTGCTGCAGCTGTCCCAGCAGCTGTCTGGCATCAACGCT GTCTTCTATTACTCCACGAGCATCTTCGAGAAGGCGGGGGTGCAGCAGCCTGTGTATGCCACCATTGGCTCTGGTATCGTCAACACGGCCTTCACTGTCGTGTCG CTGTTTGTGGTGGAGCGAGCAGGCCGGCGGACCCTGCACCTCATAGGCCTCGCTGGCATGGCGGGTTGTGCCATACTCATGACCATCGCGCTGGCACTGCTG GAGCAGCTACCCTGGATGTCCTATCTGAGCATCGTGGCCATCTTCGGCTTTGTGGCCTTCTTTGAAGTGGGTCCTGGCCCCATCCCATGGTTCATCGTGGCTGAACTCTTCAGCCAGGGTCCACGTCCAGCTGCCATTGCCGTTGCAGGCTTCTCCAACTGGACCTCAAATTTCATTGTGGGCATGTGCTTCCAGTATGTGGAG CAACTGTGTGGTCCCTACGTCTTCATCATCTTCACTGTGCTCCTGGTTCTGTTCTTCATCTTCACCTACTTCAAAGTTCCTGAGACTAAAGGCCGGACCTTCGATGAGATCGCTTCCGGCTTCCGGCAGGGGGGAGCCAGCCAAAGTGACAAGACACCCGAGGAGCTGTTCCATCCCCTGGGGGCTGATTCCCAAGTGTGA